The genome window TCGCGGATACCGCCGCTGCTATCGCTCGACCTAAACCAGCGCAAATAAAGCTCGGCATCTTCGGCCGATTGAATACTGGCATTAATAACCAGCGGAATTCTAAAACCTACACTCTCCATACTAACGGCCCTCACATCGTCCCAAATTAAATTAACGGGACGCTGCGAAACTACCAATACCCGATGGGTTGGCCTAAAGTGGCCGCTGGGCCTGAAAAAGCCGGTTTGTATCCAATGGCCGCGTATAACAATATCGCGCCTGTTATCCAGCGAAAACTCTTGCTGCCCGGCCTCGTGCGAGGCATCTACCATCGATACCAAAAAGGCTATCTCGTTAGTTTCTACCTGCACCACCGTAGGGCGGTTAAAAGGGGTAAAACGCGTTAAATATAAAAAATTGGCCGTACCGCCAACTACTAAAGCTACGACCAAAGCTATGGTAAAAAGCGGCTTAAAATGCGCCCTTTGCCCGCTGCCAATAAAATTACTTACTAGCCCGGCCAGCGAAGCCACCGCAATAAGATAACAAACCGCAATAAAGCCAATAATTAAGCTTTCCATATTTTTTTATTTTCCTCTCTCCCTAATATGTTCTTTGTAAAACCTAAACCATCTTTTATACAAAACATTATACACAAATATAATAACTATAATTGACTGTACCATATTGATAGTATTTACAAAATTTTCTAAA of Spirochaetaceae bacterium contains these proteins:
- a CDS encoding SPFH domain-containing protein, producing MESLIIGFIAVCYLIAVASLAGLVSNFIGSGQRAHFKPLFTIALVVALVVGGTANFLYLTRFTPFNRPTVVQVETNEIAFLVSMVDASHEAGQQEFSLDNRRDIVIRGHWIQTGFFRPSGHFRPTHRVLVVSQRPVNLIWDDVRAVSMESVGFRIPLVINASIQSAEDAELYLRWFRSSDSSGGIREEAMSLEQALNNVILPIVTNRLSEQFLTVPIVEAERNRVDFVRMAFELAQEEAKQYGITIMTLASTDGLIYDDINFQARINDLAVASMRENILRQEQINAQSEQEVALIRARTAQQEAQILSSTINVQRQQAEIRVIEIVGEAEAAAIRRRAENQWPSTLIIQDLEMLGSLGVVPGR